In Streptomyces qaidamensis, one DNA window encodes the following:
- a CDS encoding glycoside hydrolase family 9 protein: MKRRRTALLSLTALLAAALTALPSAPAGAEEVEQVRNGSFDTTTDPWWTTSNVTAGLSDGRLCADVPGGTANRWDAAVGQNDITLVKGESYRFSFSATGTPAGHVVRAIVGLSVSPYDTYHEVTPQLSVSGDTYSYTFTSPVDTAQGQVGFQLGGSADAWRFCMDDVSLLGGVTPEPYEPDTGPRVRVNQVGYLPAGPKNATLVTDATAKLPWQLKNSAGTVVARGTTLPRGVDASSGQNVHSIDFGAFRTKGAGFTLVADGETSRPFAIGTSAYERLRLDSAKYYYTQRSGLAIRDDLRPGYGRPAGHVGVAPNKGDTSVPCQPGVCDYTLDVSGGWYDAGDHGKYVVNGGISTWELLSTYERARHARTGQADKLKDGTLAIPESGNKVPDILDEARWELEFLLKMQVPDGKPLAGMAHHKMHDEQWTGLPLMPHDDPQKRELHPPSTAATLNLAATAAQAARMYRSYDKAFADKALAAARKAWAAALAHPDRLASESDGIGGGAYADSDVTDDFYWAAAELYLSTGEKRFEEYVLKSPVHTADLFKPLGFDWARTGAAGRLDLATVPSRLPGRDAVRQSVVRGADRYLATLRAHPYGMPYAPDGNTYDWGSSHQVLNNAVVLATAYDITGASKYRDGALQSMDYILGRNALNISYVTGYGEVSAQNQHSRWYARQLDPSQPGPPKGTLAGGPNSSIQDPYAQSKLQGCVGQFCYIDDIQSWSTNEHTINWNAALTRMASFVADQG, translated from the coding sequence GTGAAACGACGCAGAACCGCACTGCTGTCCCTGACGGCCCTGCTGGCGGCCGCCCTCACCGCGCTGCCCTCCGCGCCGGCCGGGGCCGAAGAAGTCGAGCAGGTCAGGAACGGGAGCTTCGACACCACCACCGACCCCTGGTGGACGACCAGCAACGTCACCGCGGGCCTGTCCGACGGCCGGCTCTGCGCCGATGTCCCCGGCGGCACCGCCAACCGCTGGGACGCCGCCGTCGGGCAGAACGACATCACCCTCGTGAAGGGGGAGTCGTACCGCTTCTCGTTCAGCGCGACCGGGACACCCGCCGGGCACGTGGTGCGGGCGATCGTGGGCCTGTCGGTGTCGCCGTACGACACCTACCACGAGGTGACACCGCAGCTCAGCGTCTCCGGCGACACCTACTCGTACACCTTCACCTCGCCCGTCGACACCGCTCAGGGGCAGGTCGGCTTCCAGCTCGGCGGCAGCGCGGACGCCTGGCGCTTCTGCATGGACGACGTCTCGCTGCTGGGCGGGGTGACGCCGGAACCGTACGAGCCCGACACCGGGCCCCGGGTCCGCGTGAACCAGGTCGGCTACCTGCCGGCCGGCCCGAAGAACGCCACCCTGGTCACCGACGCCACGGCGAAGCTGCCCTGGCAGCTCAAGAACTCCGCCGGGACGGTGGTCGCCCGGGGAACGACCCTGCCGCGCGGGGTCGACGCCTCCTCCGGGCAGAACGTCCACTCGATCGACTTCGGCGCGTTCCGCACCAAGGGCGCGGGCTTCACACTCGTCGCCGACGGCGAGACCAGCCGCCCCTTCGCCATCGGTACGAGCGCCTACGAGCGGCTCCGGCTGGACTCGGCGAAGTACTACTACACCCAGCGCAGCGGCCTCGCGATCCGCGACGACCTGCGGCCCGGCTACGGCCGCCCGGCCGGTCACGTGGGCGTGGCACCCAACAAGGGCGACACCTCGGTGCCCTGCCAGCCCGGCGTGTGCGACTACACCCTCGACGTCAGCGGCGGCTGGTACGACGCGGGCGACCACGGCAAGTACGTCGTCAACGGCGGCATCTCCACCTGGGAGCTGCTGAGCACCTACGAACGCGCCCGGCACGCCCGCACCGGGCAGGCGGACAAGCTCAAGGACGGCACGCTCGCCATCCCGGAGAGCGGCAACAAGGTCCCGGACATCCTCGACGAGGCCCGCTGGGAGCTGGAGTTCCTGCTGAAGATGCAGGTGCCCGACGGCAAGCCGCTGGCCGGCATGGCCCACCACAAGATGCACGACGAGCAGTGGACCGGCCTGCCGCTGATGCCTCATGACGACCCGCAGAAGCGTGAGCTGCACCCGCCCTCCACCGCCGCCACCCTCAACCTGGCCGCCACGGCGGCGCAGGCCGCCCGGATGTACCGGTCCTACGACAAGGCGTTCGCAGACAAGGCACTGGCTGCCGCACGCAAGGCCTGGGCGGCGGCGCTGGCCCACCCCGACCGCCTCGCCTCCGAGAGCGACGGCATCGGCGGCGGCGCCTACGCCGACAGCGACGTCACCGACGACTTCTACTGGGCGGCGGCCGAGCTGTACCTCTCGACCGGGGAGAAGCGGTTCGAGGAGTACGTCCTGAAGTCCCCGGTCCACACGGCCGACCTGTTCAAGCCCCTGGGCTTCGACTGGGCCCGCACCGGGGCCGCGGGCCGGCTCGACCTCGCCACGGTGCCGAGCAGGCTGCCCGGCCGGGACGCCGTACGCCAGTCCGTCGTCAGGGGCGCCGACCGCTACCTGGCCACCCTCAGGGCGCACCCCTACGGCATGCCGTACGCGCCGGACGGCAACACCTACGACTGGGGCTCCAGCCACCAGGTGCTCAACAACGCGGTCGTCCTCGCCACCGCGTACGACATCACCGGCGCCTCGAAGTACCGGGACGGCGCGCTGCAGAGCATGGACTACATCCTGGGCCGCAACGCGCTGAACATCTCCTACGTCACCGGCTACGGCGAGGTCAGCGCACAGAACCAGCACAGCCGCTGGTACGCCCGCCAGCTCGACCCGAGCCAGCCGGGCCCGCCGAAGGGCACCCTCGCGGGCGGGCCGAACTCAAGCATCCAGGACCCCTACGCACAGAGCAAACTCCAGGGGTGCGTCGGCCAGTTCTGCTACATCGACGACATCCAGTCCTGGTCGACCAACGAGCACACGATCAACTGGAACGCCGCCCTGACCCGCATGGCCTCCTTCGTGGCGGACCAGGGGTAG
- a CDS encoding alpha/beta fold hydrolase: MPAVRVDGIEVAYDRVGQGPPLVLAHGATTDARLFRGQAEDLADEFTVVAWDEPGAGRSHDVPLSFTLADYARCLAAVIEDVDLGPAHVLGLSWGGTVVLELYRHHAGLVRTLLLVDTYAGWKGSLPAADVRARVEGAERMLAVPAEVFAPTMPGLFAGQPSAEAVRLLSVMSADTRARSMRTELTVMAEADQRDLLPKIEVPTLLLWGELDARSPVETVARQFLEAVPRATLVVLPGVGHLSNIEAPEPFNRTVREFCRAHS, encoded by the coding sequence ATGCCAGCGGTGCGGGTCGACGGCATCGAGGTCGCGTACGACCGGGTGGGCCAGGGCCCGCCCCTCGTGCTCGCGCACGGCGCCACGACGGACGCCCGGCTGTTCCGCGGCCAGGCCGAGGACCTGGCCGACGAGTTCACCGTCGTCGCCTGGGACGAACCGGGCGCCGGCCGCTCCCACGACGTACCGCTCTCCTTCACCCTGGCCGACTACGCCCGCTGTCTGGCGGCCGTCATCGAGGACGTGGACCTCGGCCCGGCCCATGTCCTCGGCCTGTCCTGGGGCGGGACCGTCGTGCTGGAGCTCTACCGGCACCACGCCGGACTCGTCCGGACGCTGCTCCTCGTCGACACCTACGCGGGCTGGAAGGGCTCGCTGCCCGCGGCGGACGTGCGGGCACGGGTCGAGGGCGCGGAACGGATGCTCGCGGTCCCGGCCGAGGTGTTCGCACCGACCATGCCGGGCCTCTTCGCCGGGCAGCCGTCCGCCGAAGCCGTACGCCTGCTGTCGGTGATGTCGGCCGACACCCGGGCCCGGAGCATGCGGACCGAGCTCACCGTCATGGCCGAGGCCGACCAGCGCGATCTGCTGCCGAAGATCGAGGTGCCGACGCTGCTGCTGTGGGGCGAGCTCGACGCGCGCTCACCCGTGGAGACCGTCGCCCGCCAGTTCCTCGAAGCGGTCCCGCGGGCCACACTGGTCGTCCTCCCCGGTGTCGGGCACCTCAGCAACATCGAGGCGCCGGAACCGTTCAACCGGACCGTCCGGGAGTTCTGCCGCGCTCACTCCTGA
- a CDS encoding cytochrome b — MSAGRGERLADWFDGRLGTHTLSRKYLRKVFPDHWSFLLGEICLYSFVVLVLTGVYLTLFFHPSMNEVTYQGSYVPLNGVRMSEAYASTLDISFDVRGGLLIRQIHHWAALVFVAGMLTHMMRHFFTGSFRKPREVNWLFGWLLLFLGLFEGLFGYSLPDDLLSGTGLRFVHGALLSVPIVGTYLAMFLFGGEFPGDDIVARFYALHVLLIPGVMAALIVVHLLLVVYHKHTQFAGPGRTERNVVGAPFMPVYLAKAGGFFFLVFGVLTLIAAVATINPVWSYGPYRADQVSTGAQPDWYLGFAEGLVRIMPGWEITLWGHTLVLGVLIPIVVFPLLLVFIGVYPFLEARSTGDRHEHHLLDRPRNRPVRTAIGAAWISLYLVLLAGGGNDIVATRLHLSINTVTWAVRIAVFVVPAVVFVVTRWICLGLQVRDRELVAHGRATGVIKRLPHGEYVEVHEPLDRARLHTLTAHERPGEPVGHDPHRALAGPVRSERGRTPGRSG; from the coding sequence GTGAGCGCCGGGCGCGGCGAGCGCCTCGCCGACTGGTTCGACGGGCGGCTCGGCACCCACACGCTGAGCAGGAAGTACCTGCGCAAGGTGTTCCCCGACCACTGGTCGTTCCTGCTGGGCGAGATCTGCCTGTACAGCTTCGTGGTGCTGGTCCTCACCGGCGTGTACCTGACGCTGTTCTTCCATCCGTCGATGAACGAGGTGACCTACCAGGGGAGTTACGTCCCGCTGAACGGTGTGCGGATGTCCGAGGCGTACGCGTCCACGCTGGACATCAGCTTCGACGTGCGCGGCGGGCTGCTGATCCGGCAGATCCACCACTGGGCGGCACTGGTCTTCGTCGCCGGGATGCTGACGCACATGATGCGGCACTTCTTCACGGGCTCGTTCCGCAAGCCGCGGGAGGTCAACTGGCTGTTCGGCTGGCTGCTGCTCTTCCTCGGTCTCTTCGAGGGGCTGTTCGGTTACTCGCTGCCGGACGACCTGCTGTCGGGCACGGGCCTGAGGTTCGTGCACGGCGCGCTGCTGTCCGTGCCGATCGTGGGGACGTACCTGGCGATGTTCCTGTTCGGCGGCGAGTTCCCCGGCGACGACATCGTGGCCCGCTTCTACGCGCTGCACGTGCTGCTGATCCCGGGGGTCATGGCGGCGCTGATCGTGGTCCACCTGCTGCTGGTCGTGTACCACAAGCACACCCAGTTCGCCGGGCCCGGGCGCACCGAACGCAACGTCGTGGGGGCGCCGTTCATGCCGGTGTACCTGGCGAAGGCGGGCGGCTTCTTCTTCCTGGTGTTCGGGGTGCTCACGCTGATCGCGGCGGTGGCGACGATCAACCCGGTCTGGTCGTACGGCCCGTACCGCGCCGACCAGGTGTCCACGGGTGCCCAGCCCGACTGGTACCTCGGCTTCGCCGAGGGCCTGGTACGGATCATGCCCGGCTGGGAGATCACGCTGTGGGGGCACACGCTGGTGCTGGGTGTACTGATCCCGATCGTGGTGTTCCCGCTGCTGCTGGTCTTCATCGGCGTGTACCCGTTCCTGGAGGCCCGGTCCACCGGCGACCGGCACGAGCACCATCTGCTGGACCGGCCGCGCAACCGCCCGGTGCGCACGGCGATCGGGGCGGCCTGGATCAGCCTCTACCTCGTGCTCCTGGCGGGCGGCGGCAACGACATCGTGGCGACCCGCCTCCACCTGTCGATCAACACGGTGACGTGGGCGGTGCGGATCGCCGTGTTCGTCGTCCCGGCGGTCGTCTTCGTCGTCACCCGGTGGATCTGCCTGGGACTCCAGGTACGCGACAGGGAGCTCGTGGCGCACGGCCGGGCGACCGGCGTGATCAAACGGCTGCCGCACGGCGAGTACGTCGAGGTGCACGAGCCGCTCGACCGGGCCCGGCTGCACACCCTGACCGCTCATGAACGGCCAGGGGAACCAGTCGGGCACGATCCGCACCGGGCCCTGGCCGGGCCGGTCAGGAGTGAGCGCGGCAGAACTCCCGGACGGTCCGGTTGA
- a CDS encoding sigma-70 family RNA polymerase sigma factor, translating into MTESSVPGTDTPLDAATGVFVDHRELLFGVVYNMLGSVADTEDVLQETWLSWTARGGGAPLAGVDNPRAYLVRVAVNHALRRRAVISRRRETYVGPWLPEPLVADDTGTAEDPALRSESVSLAMLVVLESLTPLERAVFVLGEVFAYPHAEIAEIIDRSPAAVRQLAHRAREHVHARRPRYEAHPRVRREATERFVRAALGGDIAELMEVLAPDVTAWTDAGGKRRRASLRPVHGRDKVTRLLTAGRGGPDHPVWRYRRVNGDDAAVLFDGDAPFAVLVLDLTPEGDRVRGIYVVANPDKLAHLSGTAA; encoded by the coding sequence ATGACCGAGAGCTCCGTACCCGGCACCGACACCCCGCTCGACGCGGCGACCGGGGTGTTCGTCGACCATCGCGAGCTGCTGTTCGGCGTCGTCTACAACATGCTCGGCAGTGTCGCCGACACCGAGGACGTCCTGCAGGAGACCTGGCTCTCCTGGACGGCCCGCGGCGGCGGCGCCCCCCTGGCCGGTGTCGACAACCCGCGCGCCTACCTCGTCCGGGTGGCCGTCAACCACGCGCTGCGCCGCCGGGCCGTGATCAGCCGCCGGCGGGAGACGTACGTCGGCCCGTGGCTGCCCGAGCCCCTGGTCGCCGACGACACAGGAACCGCGGAGGACCCGGCCCTGCGTTCGGAGTCGGTGTCGCTGGCGATGCTGGTGGTCCTGGAGTCGCTGACACCGCTGGAGCGGGCGGTGTTCGTGCTGGGCGAGGTCTTCGCCTACCCGCATGCCGAGATCGCGGAGATCATCGACCGCTCCCCCGCCGCCGTACGGCAGTTGGCGCACCGGGCCCGGGAGCACGTGCACGCGCGGCGGCCGCGGTACGAGGCGCATCCGCGGGTGCGGCGGGAGGCGACCGAGCGGTTCGTGCGCGCGGCGCTCGGCGGGGACATCGCCGAGCTGATGGAGGTCCTCGCGCCGGACGTCACGGCGTGGACGGACGCCGGCGGCAAGCGCCGGCGGGCAAGCCTGCGCCCGGTGCACGGCCGGGACAAGGTGACCCGTCTGCTCACGGCCGGCCGGGGCGGTCCGGACCACCCCGTCTGGCGCTACCGGCGCGTGAACGGCGACGACGCGGCGGTGCTGTTCGACGGCGACGCGCCGTTCGCCGTGCTGGTCCTGGACCTCACACCGGAGGGCGACCGGGTGCGCGGCATCTACGTGGTGGCCAATCCGGACAAGCTCGCCCACCTCTCCGGGACGGCGGCGTGA
- a CDS encoding RICIN domain-containing protein encodes MPTPHPPRPPYPPPGGDTGESDESLAAPLRGSPEGEVAAHSVALLMARHYQPVHDYAVICLASSAQVAAMVTGTAFHRTLNRLAFGESAVALRPALLVTVRDTIREWSGDDRISAVLPALQKPAGGRGLRAATSMTPENRILAERAFQALPAATRCLLWHVEVEADPLSVPAGLLGMDTEIAAAALEQARDTFREGCVHAHRELAPTQDCRFYNRLLDVPIRRGGALLPDVQQHLDECRYCRSAAEQLSHFEGPLGPLIAEAVLGWGARRYLDSRPGRASHGGRGARAGRRGGGRRGGGHGLLSRLPVPARRVPQALGSSRALLSGVGAVSAGVLATVLIISASSYDGGEADPAGSNSAAAGGKGPTSVTPPGTAGLPSAPGVTRLRNAGADLCLDIRGLPKEGSGANLAECSTVWTQQWTYEEDGLLRSVADPGLCLDSHKDAGVVVLGTCTDEDAERGDDVRYDLTVQGELLPRWDEQLALAPADDDPDADLVVKVRDRSSDAQRWQPEPLPTTEGSLSIEEQDDPAARQVTLSDGRTA; translated from the coding sequence GTGCCCACCCCCCACCCCCCTCGTCCTCCGTATCCCCCGCCCGGCGGGGATACGGGGGAATCCGATGAATCACTCGCCGCTCCGCTGAGAGGCAGCCCGGAGGGCGAGGTCGCCGCCCATTCCGTCGCGCTGCTGATGGCGCGGCACTACCAGCCGGTGCACGACTACGCGGTGATCTGTCTCGCCTCGTCGGCGCAGGTCGCCGCCATGGTGACCGGAACCGCCTTCCACCGGACCCTCAACCGCCTCGCCTTCGGCGAGTCGGCCGTCGCGCTGCGCCCGGCCCTTCTGGTGACCGTGCGCGACACGATCCGCGAGTGGTCCGGCGACGATCGAATATCGGCCGTTCTGCCCGCGCTGCAGAAACCGGCCGGAGGGCGCGGGCTGCGCGCGGCGACGTCCATGACGCCCGAAAATCGCATCCTCGCGGAGCGGGCATTCCAGGCACTTCCCGCCGCCACTCGCTGTTTGCTGTGGCATGTCGAGGTCGAGGCCGATCCTTTAAGCGTCCCGGCCGGGCTGCTGGGCATGGACACCGAGATCGCGGCGGCGGCTCTCGAACAGGCGCGGGACACATTCCGCGAAGGCTGTGTACATGCCCATCGCGAACTCGCGCCCACCCAGGATTGCCGCTTCTACAACCGCCTCCTCGACGTCCCGATCCGCCGGGGCGGCGCACTCCTGCCGGATGTCCAGCAGCATCTCGACGAGTGCCGCTACTGCCGGAGCGCGGCGGAGCAACTGAGCCATTTCGAGGGCCCGCTGGGGCCGTTGATCGCCGAGGCGGTACTCGGCTGGGGCGCCCGCCGCTACCTCGACTCGCGCCCGGGACGCGCGTCGCACGGCGGCCGGGGCGCTCGCGCCGGCCGGCGCGGTGGCGGACGGCGGGGCGGCGGACACGGTCTGCTGTCCCGGCTTCCCGTGCCCGCCCGCCGGGTTCCGCAGGCGCTGGGCTCCTCGCGTGCGCTGCTCTCGGGCGTCGGCGCGGTCTCGGCCGGGGTGCTGGCGACGGTGCTCATCATCAGCGCGTCGTCCTACGACGGCGGGGAGGCCGACCCGGCCGGGTCCAACAGCGCCGCCGCCGGCGGCAAGGGCCCCACGTCGGTGACGCCGCCCGGCACCGCCGGGCTTCCCTCGGCACCGGGTGTGACGCGGCTGCGCAACGCCGGCGCCGACCTGTGCCTCGACATCCGGGGCCTGCCGAAGGAGGGCTCGGGCGCGAATCTGGCGGAGTGCTCGACGGTGTGGACCCAGCAGTGGACGTACGAGGAGGACGGGCTGCTGCGCAGTGTCGCCGATCCCGGGCTGTGTCTGGACTCCCACAAGGACGCCGGTGTCGTCGTCCTCGGCACCTGCACCGACGAGGATGCAGAGCGGGGCGACGACGTGCGCTACGACCTCACCGTGCAGGGGGAGTTGCTGCCCCGCTGGGACGAGCAGCTCGCCCTCGCCCCGGCGGACGACGACCCGGACGCCGACCTCGTCGTCAAGGTACGCGACCGCTCCTCCGACGCGCAGCGCTGGCAGCCGGAGCCCCTGCCGACGACGGAGGGCTCCCTGTCGATCGAGGAGCAGGACGACCCGGCGGCCCGCCAGGTGACGCTCAGCGACGGCCGGACCGCCTGA
- a CDS encoding lactate 2-monooxygenase, whose amino-acid sequence MGKHWADFQYEIYLNGMSGAVPRLPTDLTRLEELTEQRLGPGPVGYVAGSAGNGSTARANRAALERRRIVPRMLRDVHERDLSVEVLGRALPAPLALAPVGVLSIMHPDAEPAAARAAAAQGVPYILSSASSTPMEQVAEAMGDAERWFQLYWPKDPEVARSFLNRAKTAGFTALVVTLDTPLLSWRPRDLDQAYLPFLHGVGTANYFSDPAFQAGLAKPVHEDPNAAVMHFVGMFSDPAKSWPDLAFLRENWDGPIVLKGVLHPDDARRAADAGMDGVIVSNHGGRQVAGSVAAADALPRVAEAAGDRLTVLFDSGVRTGDDIFKALALGARAILVGRPYVYGLGLDGQAGVEHVIRCLLAELDLTLALAGHATPGTVGPADLVEDPA is encoded by the coding sequence GTGGGCAAGCACTGGGCGGACTTCCAGTACGAGATCTATCTGAACGGGATGTCGGGCGCCGTACCGCGCCTGCCCACCGATCTGACCCGGCTGGAGGAGCTCACCGAGCAGCGGCTCGGACCCGGCCCGGTCGGCTATGTGGCGGGCAGTGCGGGCAACGGCAGTACGGCCCGCGCCAACCGGGCGGCCCTGGAGCGCCGCCGGATCGTGCCGCGCATGCTGCGAGACGTGCACGAGCGGGACCTGTCGGTCGAGGTGCTGGGCCGCGCCCTCCCCGCCCCCCTCGCACTGGCGCCGGTCGGCGTGCTGTCGATCATGCACCCGGACGCCGAGCCCGCCGCGGCCCGGGCCGCCGCCGCGCAGGGCGTGCCGTACATCCTGTCGTCCGCGTCCAGCACCCCCATGGAACAGGTCGCCGAGGCCATGGGGGACGCCGAGCGCTGGTTCCAGCTGTACTGGCCGAAGGACCCGGAGGTGGCGCGCAGCTTCCTGAACCGGGCGAAGACGGCCGGGTTCACCGCGCTGGTCGTCACCCTGGACACACCGCTGCTGTCGTGGCGGCCACGCGATCTCGACCAGGCGTACCTGCCGTTCCTGCACGGGGTCGGGACGGCCAACTACTTCTCGGACCCGGCGTTCCAGGCGGGTCTGGCCAAGCCCGTGCACGAGGATCCGAACGCCGCCGTGATGCACTTCGTCGGGATGTTCTCCGACCCGGCCAAGAGCTGGCCCGACCTCGCGTTCCTGCGGGAGAACTGGGACGGCCCGATCGTCCTCAAGGGCGTCCTGCACCCGGACGACGCGCGACGGGCCGCCGACGCCGGCATGGACGGCGTGATCGTCTCCAACCACGGCGGCCGTCAGGTGGCCGGCTCCGTCGCGGCGGCCGACGCGCTGCCCCGCGTCGCGGAGGCGGCCGGTGACCGGCTCACCGTCCTGTTCGACAGCGGCGTCCGCACCGGTGACGACATCTTCAAGGCCCTCGCCCTCGGTGCCCGCGCGATCCTCGTCGGCCGTCCGTACGTCTACGGCCTCGGCCTCGACGGCCAGGCGGGCGTCGAGCACGTCATCCGCTGCCTGCTGGCCGAACTCGACCTCACCCTCGCCCTCGCGGGGCACGCGACGCCGGGCACGGTCGGCCCGGCCGACCTCGTCGAGGATCCGGCCTGA
- a CDS encoding protease inhibitor, whose translation MRTTARWAMTIGLTATAVCGPLSGAALADPGQAPTALYAPSALVLTVGHGESAITATPERAVTLTCAPTPAGTHPAAGPACAELRGVGGDFDALTARDGVMCTKQYDPVVVTVDGVWQGKRVSYERTFSNDCMKNAYGTGVFSF comes from the coding sequence ATGCGGACCACCGCGCGCTGGGCCATGACCATCGGACTGACGGCCACCGCCGTCTGCGGACCCCTCTCCGGGGCCGCGCTCGCCGATCCGGGTCAGGCCCCCACCGCGCTCTACGCCCCCTCGGCCCTCGTCCTCACGGTGGGCCACGGCGAGAGCGCGATCACGGCGACTCCGGAACGCGCGGTCACCCTGACCTGTGCCCCGACGCCCGCCGGCACGCACCCCGCGGCCGGACCGGCCTGCGCGGAACTGCGCGGCGTGGGCGGCGACTTCGACGCCCTGACCGCCAGGGACGGCGTGATGTGCACCAAGCAGTACGACCCGGTGGTCGTCACCGTCGACGGCGTATGGCAGGGCAAGCGCGTCTCCTACGAGCGCACCTTCTCCAACGACTGCATGAAGAACGCCTACGGAACGGGCGTCTTCTCGTTCTGA
- a CDS encoding CDGSH iron-sulfur domain-containing protein — translation MPNSPSDRSAAPRRVAVQRKGPLLMEGPVEVELEDGSVVTSDRFRVALCTCRRSRRYPWCDTSHRDRA, via the coding sequence GTGCCGAACTCCCCGTCTGACCGGTCCGCCGCACCTCGCCGCGTCGCCGTCCAACGCAAGGGCCCGCTGCTGATGGAGGGGCCGGTGGAGGTGGAGCTGGAGGACGGCTCCGTCGTCACCTCCGACCGCTTCCGCGTGGCGCTGTGCACCTGCCGCCGCAGCCGCCGCTACCCGTGGTGCGACACGAGCCACCGCGACCGGGCGTGA
- a CDS encoding HemK2/MTQ2 family protein methyltransferase, with protein MYAPQEDTELLAGALSDEPLPPGAKVLDVGTGSGALALEAARRGSRVTAVDLSWSAVWAARLNARAAGLPVRTLHGNLFEPVRDEMFDLILANPPYVPAPDGHRRPPRGAARAWDAGGDGRLVVDRICRQAPGLLRPGGVLLLVQSALSGPDLTVGQLRAAGLKAAVTRRRRITFGPVLRGRERWLRERGLLSADDDKEELVVVRAELPV; from the coding sequence GTGTACGCCCCGCAGGAGGACACCGAGCTGCTGGCCGGTGCCCTGTCCGACGAGCCGCTGCCTCCGGGCGCGAAGGTCCTCGACGTGGGCACCGGCAGCGGCGCCCTGGCCCTGGAAGCAGCACGCCGGGGCAGTCGTGTGACCGCTGTGGACCTGTCCTGGAGCGCCGTGTGGGCCGCGCGGCTGAACGCCCGTGCGGCGGGCCTCCCGGTACGCACCCTGCACGGGAACCTGTTCGAACCCGTGCGCGACGAGATGTTCGATCTGATTCTGGCCAATCCGCCGTACGTGCCCGCGCCGGACGGTCATCGCAGGCCGCCGCGGGGCGCGGCCCGGGCCTGGGACGCGGGCGGCGACGGACGGCTGGTCGTCGACCGGATCTGCCGGCAGGCGCCCGGCCTGCTGCGGCCGGGCGGGGTGCTGCTGCTCGTGCAGTCGGCGCTCAGCGGGCCGGACCTGACCGTCGGGCAGTTGCGCGCGGCCGGCCTGAAGGCCGCCGTGACCCGCCGGCGCCGGATCACGTTCGGGCCGGTGCTGCGCGGCCGGGAACGCTGGCTGCGGGAGCGGGGGCTGCTGTCCGCCGACGATGACAAGGAAGAGCTGGTGGTCGTCCGTGCCGAACTCCCCGTCTGA
- a CDS encoding iron-containing redox enzyme family protein, whose translation MEHEGPRLPTPRGPLSRGVDACLRGAGRLPRLEEVARAEVYGDDLQLALYLCYELHYRGFAGVPPEREWDPDLLRVRGAMEQRFLSALRADAHVHDSLDEALAGLLVEPVEGTGVTHFLRDEGELWQVREYAAQRSLYHLKEADPHAWVLPRLWGRAKAAMAAVEFDEWGGGRADRVHASLFADLMTDLGLDTTYGRYLDAATAEALVTVNMMSLFGLHRALRGALVGHFATVEITSSPGSRRLAEAMRRTGAGPAAEHFYDEHVEADAVHEQVVRHDVIGGLLEHEPHLAPDVAFGIDATEFVEERFGTRLLADWRASRSSLRAPLAREAAHTS comes from the coding sequence ATGGAGCACGAAGGACCACGACTGCCCACCCCGCGCGGCCCGCTGAGCAGGGGCGTCGACGCCTGTCTGCGCGGTGCGGGCCGCCTGCCCCGGCTGGAGGAGGTCGCCCGCGCCGAGGTGTACGGCGACGACCTCCAGCTCGCCCTGTACCTGTGCTACGAGCTGCACTACCGCGGTTTCGCGGGCGTCCCCCCGGAGCGCGAGTGGGACCCCGACCTGCTGCGCGTCCGCGGCGCCATGGAGCAGCGCTTCCTGTCCGCGCTGCGCGCCGACGCGCACGTCCACGACAGCCTGGACGAGGCACTGGCCGGCCTGCTGGTCGAGCCCGTCGAGGGCACCGGCGTCACCCACTTCCTGCGTGACGAGGGCGAGCTGTGGCAGGTGCGCGAGTACGCGGCCCAGCGGTCCCTGTACCACCTCAAGGAGGCGGACCCCCACGCGTGGGTGCTGCCCCGGCTGTGGGGCCGGGCGAAGGCGGCGATGGCGGCGGTCGAGTTCGACGAGTGGGGCGGGGGCCGCGCCGACCGCGTGCACGCCTCCCTGTTCGCCGACCTGATGACGGACCTGGGTCTGGACACCACGTACGGCCGCTATCTCGACGCGGCGACCGCCGAGGCCCTGGTCACCGTGAACATGATGTCCCTCTTCGGGCTGCACCGGGCGCTCAGAGGCGCCCTGGTCGGACACTTCGCGACAGTCGAGATCACCTCGTCACCGGGGTCTCGGCGGCTCGCCGAGGCGATGCGCCGCACCGGCGCCGGGCCGGCGGCCGAACACTTCTACGACGAGCACGTCGAGGCGGACGCGGTCCACGAGCAGGTGGTGCGTCACGACGTCATCGGCGGACTGCTGGAGCACGAGCCGCATCTCGCCCCGGATGTAGCCTTCGGCATCGACGCCACCGAATTCGTCGAGGAACGCTTCGGCACCCGGCTGCTCGCCGACTGGCGTGCATCACGTTCGTCACTGCGTGCACCACTTGCCCGGGAAGCAGCTCATACCTCCTGA